A single window of Dasypus novemcinctus isolate mDasNov1 unplaced genomic scaffold, mDasNov1.1.hap2 scaffold_69, whole genome shotgun sequence DNA harbors:
- the LOC131277859 gene encoding olfactory receptor 4C5-like, protein MREMNNVREFILLGLTQNPDMQKLLFVVFTLIYFWATAYFLTLVGNLLIVVTIATSPALRTPMYFFLSFLSFVDFTCSSITAPKMIFDLLAEKKTISFNGCMTQLFLEHLISGAELILLTVMAYDRYLAICRPLHYMIKMNWQMCGLLVAVSWAGGFLHALIQILFMLWLSFCGPNVIDHFFCDFYPVLKLSCIDTHILGLFVAANTGFMCALIFSILITSYVLILCTLRTQSSEGRRKALSTCASHITVVILLFVPCMFIYLRPTGTFPIDKAVAVFYTMITPMLNPLIYTLRNAEVKNAMRKLWSQKVSFLFFYK, encoded by the exons atgagagaaa TGAACAATGTGAGAGAATTCATCCTGCTGGGTCTGACACAGAACCCAGACATGCAGAaactcttgtttgttgtgtttacACTCATCTACTttt gggcgaccgcaTACTTTCTCACCCTTGTGGGCAACCTACTCATTGTAGTGACCATTGCCACCAGCCCAGCACTCCGcacccccatgtatttctttctgtcatttttatcCTTCGTAGATTTTACCTGTTCTTCTATCACAGCCCCCAAAATGATATTTGATTTACTCGCTGAAAAGAAAACTATCTCCTTCAATGGGTGCATGACTCAGCTCTTTTTGGAGCATTTAATCAGTGGAGCTGAGCTCATTCTCCTCacagtgatggcctatgaccgctaccTGGCTATCTGCAGGCCCCTGCACTACATGATCAAAATGAACTGGCAGATGTGTGGTCTCTTGGTGGCAGTGTCCTGGGCTGGGGGATTTCTTCATGCCCTGATTCAAATCCTTTTTATGCTGTGGTTATCTTTCTGTGGTCCCAATGTCATTGaccatttcttctgtgatttttacCCTGTGCTGAAACTCTCCTGCATTGATACTCACATCCTAGGACTCTTTGTTGCTGCCAACACTGGCTTCATGTGTGcgctcattttttctattcttattacCTCCTATGTCCTCATCCTTTGCACCCTCAGAACTCAGAGCTCTGAAGGGCGGCGGAAGGCTCTCTCTACCTGTGCCTCACATATTACCGTGGTCATCTTACTTTTTGTGCCCTGTATGTTTATATACCTTCGGCCCACGGGCACCTTTCCCATTGATAAAGCAGTGGCTGTATTTTATACGATGATCACACCCATGTTAAACCCTTTAATCTACACACTCAGAAATGCAGAGGTGAAAAATGCAATGAGGAAGCTCTGGAGCCAAAAAGTAAgctttttgttcttttacaaGTAA